In Arthrobacter citreus, a single genomic region encodes these proteins:
- the nadC gene encoding carboxylating nicotinate-nucleotide diphosphorylase, with translation MNTLKAKKMIEQFLLEDIGEGDLSSIHIFPMHERTTGKILAKADGVIAGTELIEITYKLLHDNVSVNLHVQDGELVKAGQLLAEVEGPVQVLLSGERVMLNLLQRMSGIATLTSQAVETLNDDKIKLVDTRKTMPGLRLFDKYAVTCGGGANHRFGLYDAVMLKDNHIAYAGSIKNAVDALRNKLGHMVKIEVETENKDQVLQAIEAGADVIMFDNRTPDEIKEFVKLVPESIVTEASGGITLENLASFQNCGVNVISLGCLTHSAKALDISFYL, from the coding sequence ATGAATACATTAAAAGCTAAAAAAATGATTGAGCAATTTTTATTAGAAGATATCGGAGAAGGAGATTTATCTTCCATTCATATTTTTCCTATGCATGAACGAACAACTGGGAAAATTCTTGCAAAAGCAGATGGGGTAATTGCTGGAACAGAATTAATCGAGATTACTTATAAACTACTTCATGATAATGTTTCAGTTAATCTACATGTACAAGATGGTGAGTTAGTTAAAGCAGGCCAATTGCTTGCTGAAGTAGAAGGACCAGTTCAAGTTTTATTATCTGGGGAACGAGTTATGCTAAATCTTTTACAAAGAATGAGCGGAATTGCAACACTTACTTCCCAAGCTGTAGAAACACTCAACGATGATAAAATAAAATTAGTAGATACAAGAAAAACGATGCCTGGTTTACGTTTATTTGATAAATATGCAGTTACTTGTGGTGGAGGAGCAAATCACCGATTCGGTCTTTACGATGCTGTAATGCTAAAAGATAATCATATTGCGTATGCAGGTTCTATAAAAAATGCAGTTGACGCATTGCGAAATAAATTAGGTCACATGGTCAAAATTGAAGTTGAGACTGAAAATAAAGATCAAGTACTTCAAGCAATTGAAGCTGGCGCGGATGTAATTATGTTTGATAATCGAACTCCTGATGAAATTAAAGAATTTGTTAAGCTTGTACCAGAGTCAATTGTAACAGAAGCATCAGGTGGAATAACGTTAGAAAATTTAGCTAGTTTTCAAAATTGTGGTGTAAATGTTATTTCTTTAGGTTGTTTAACACATTCAGCAAAAGCATTAGATATAAGCTTCTATTTATAA